DNA sequence from the Malus sylvestris chromosome 10, drMalSylv7.2, whole genome shotgun sequence genome:
CATGAAATTATCAAGCAAATTTACTAGGGGAAAAAAAATCcttctttgttgatgatttctaTAACTAGGAATCATTTACGAGTTCTATCAACTTCTAACATCACTACATCAGAAACGCAAGCCTCCAACAACCCCTTGTTAATAATGGAAATTCCACAATTGCACTTCTTATATGTTTAATGCAATTGTAAGAACAGTGCAGTAATCGTTCAGTGCAAAAAGGTTCTGAGAAACTATGAACATGTACTTGAAAATTATAAGAATTTAGGGGAGCAATCCATAAGGTAGATCATATGGTTCATGCCAACACAAATGAATTGTAGCATACCATCTGGGTATATGGCAGCAGCACCACCCTCATAAAACCAATCAATCTCCTTctttcttaaaagaaaaatccCTCTAAGAACAATTCCAGTAACCTATACAAGCATGACAGAATAGTCAAAAGTTGTATCATATAGTAGAGAATTAAAAAGTGCAGATGACCTGTATCAAGAGAATCGGAATACCAACAAAAGAAATGTAAATCAACAAAACTATGCACCTTGTCAGGGTGTGATTGGCTATATGCAAGGGCAAGTGTGCTCCCCCATGACCCACCAAAAACCTGGATGAAATAACCAAAATACTATGAATTTAGAGTCGGAAATATGAAAGAAGCATGCTTTTTCTTTATCGAAAGCTATAAACAACCTACTGACCTGCCATTCTGGAATTTCTAAGTGTTCCCTGAGCTTTTCAATGTCACTAATGAGATCCCATGTCGTGTTTTCAACCAAGCAAGCATGTGGGGTACTTTGCCCCGCACCCCTCTAGTAAAAACGAAATAATTTCAGATATCAAATGTAGGACGAACTAAAATGCATCTAATAACTAATCATAAAGGTTGAATTAGCAACCTGATCAAATAGAATGATCCGGTAAAACTCAGGATCGAAGAATCTTCGATTACTTGGTGAAGTTCCTCCTCCTGGACCTCCATGAAGAAAAACTACAGGCTGCAGGATAATTCACAAGATTTTAAACCAAAGACCAGTAACCCAACCCAACACCGTTAATATGGTATTTTCGACACAAAGCCGCCTTCTCCAGCAGAGTTCATTTCCATATCCTACTACTTTCCGAGGATTAAAAAATCCCCGTTTTCTAAAAATACAGAATTTGAAATCTCAGATAACTGAAGAATCACACTCTAGTGaacaaaactgaaaaacttcaaatttgtATCCGAAAAAACTACAAATTCGAACAACAATCTCAAATCTACGTCGTTTATTTGGACGAAGAATCGCAACTCACATGGCCGTCGGGATTTCCAGACTGCTCCCAATAGAGTGTGTGAATATCCGAAACCTTAAGAAACCCGGAACTGTAGGGCTCGATATTCGGATACAGGTTCCGGCTAAACTCGGGAAGCTCCTTATCCGATTCCATCGAATCGCTCGTTAGCTCCGGCTCGCTCTCGAAGCCCGCACTCTGCCGGCGCAAAACTGAATTCCGGGAATTCCTCTTCCCTGCATTCACAAACACGCCGTCAGTTTCCTGCCAAATTtggagttttagagagagagagagagagagagagagagaccagtGAGGTTGttggaggagaaggagagagaggaaagTGAGAAGGTGGAGATGGTGGTGGCAGTGAGGGGGAGGGAGGGCAAAAAATAGGAATCGGGACTTAACGCTTTTCCCAAGGAGGTGCCCAATCCGATCATTTTCTTTTCAACTTTTTGGGGGGCGTTTGGGTATTTGGAATTCGGATTCCAAATTGGTGGAAGGGAATTAGGATAAAAACAAACTTAGTGGAGGTGAATTaggataaaaacaaaattagtgGAGGTGAATTaggataaaaacaaaattaggaGAAGGGaatccaaattaaaaaaaaaaaaacaaaagaaaaaaacaacatTGTTATTCACTTAACATGTGATATTCTTCTTAGTTATAGTCACTTAGTAGTACTACAGtcgaacca
Encoded proteins:
- the LOC126586890 gene encoding proline iminopeptidase, which encodes MIGLGTSLGKALSPDSYFLPSLPLTATTISTFSLSSLSFSSNNLTGKRNSRNSVLRRQSAGFESEPELTSDSMESDKELPEFSRNLYPNIEPYSSGFLKVSDIHTLYWEQSGNPDGHPVVFLHGGPGGGTSPSNRRFFDPEFYRIILFDQRGAGQSTPHACLVENTTWDLISDIEKLREHLEIPEWQVFGGSWGSTLALAYSQSHPDKVTGIVLRGIFLLRKKEIDWFYEGGAAAIYPDAWEPFRDLIPENERGCFVDAYKKRLNSDDQEIQYAAARAWTMWEMMTAHLLPNNENIKRGEDDKFSLAFARIENHYFVNKGFFPSDGFLLDNIDKIRHIKTMIVQGRYDMCCPMMSAWDLHKAWPEADLKVVQDAGHSANEPGIAEELVAANEKLKHMKKGQ